The window TGCCTGTTCCGGAATTAGCAGTAGCAGTAAGGGTTAATTGATAAGTGCCATTTCTATGATCTGTAGATATAAAGTTGAAGTCATCGCTGTTATGGTAGCCTTCTTTTAGCAGCCTCTGCCCCAGGAGCAGCCTGGTATTTACTAGTGTTCTCCCCGGTAGTTCTACATTATATTTAAGGGATATATTACCCTGAATAAAAACTGTGTCTGCTGCTAAGTTCAGGTCGATACTTCCAAATACTATAACAGTTGGATCTACCTCTTCAAATGGGCTTCCATCAGGCGTAAACTCGCAGGCAGTCAAATAAAGGCAAAGCAGGAGGGAGAGCTTCAGTATATGCTTCATGAATACAAAGAGCAGATAACTATTTAACTTTTCAGCCGGGGAAACATAACAATATAAGTATGAAAGAATGGCTAAACAAGTGACTGTAAGTAAATAATCAACAGGTACAGCAGAATGAGAAAAGTGATCCTACAGCTGCCCCTATTGCTAATAAAAGCACTGAAAACTTGAGAAAAGGCTGCGTCTGTTATATATAATTTTTAGCATAGAAACCTGATCCTATACCCCTACACCCACCTCTCCCATTACCCTTTTCCACCAGTGCTGGAAAACGATGAGGGCCCAGATGCGGGCGTGGGCGTCGCCGGGGTTACCGGAGAAGAGCTGCTGCTTCAGGGCACGAATGGCATTTACATCAAAAACGCCCTGTGCTTCCACAAACTCATCATTCAGCCAATGGCTTTCTATTTTGCTGCGCAGCTCTGTCTGGAACCACCTGAGCAGGGGCACCTCAAAGCCGTGCTTGGGGCGCTGGTAGAGTTCTGGTGGCAGCAGCTGCCTGAAGGCATCCTGCACAATGCGCTTTTTCATCTGCCGGTTAATCTTACTTTCGGCAGGCAGGCTAAAAGCAAAGCTTACCACCTCATGGTCGAGGAAAGGCACCCGCACCTCCAGGCCATTGGCCATGCTCATCAGGTCTACTTTGGTGAGCATATCATAGGGTAGCACCAATTGTACATCAGTATAGAGAATTTCATTGATGCCCCCGCCTTTGGGCAGATACCGGAGAATATCATTTTTATACTGCTCGTACAGGCCCTGGTTAAGCTGCTGCCTGCTGCTGGCAGATAGCAGGCTTAGGCTCTCCTGGCTGCTGGCAAAGGTGGCCCAGCGCCAGTAGCGCTCCTTTAGCGGCAGCTGCATGCCCTCGGCAAAACGCTGAAACTGCCGGAATTTATTGGATAAACTGCCGCTGCGTGATTTTGGCAGGGCTTTCCAGAGGGGCAACAGGGCACTTACTGCGTTCTCGGCCATGCCGGGATTGAGGGTACGCCAGAAGGCCATGTGCTTGTTGTAGCCGCTGAAGAGTTCATCGGCTCCATCGCCGCTAAGGGCTACGGTGGCTATTTTTTTGGTGCGCTTGCTTAGGATGTATACCGGAATGGCCGAGGAATCAGCAAAGGGCTCATCGAGGTAATCGAGCACATCGTGCAGGTGCTCGTACAAGTCGTGATTGCTAAGGCTGAACACGGTATGCTCGGTTTTGTGCATATCGGCTACCAGGCGGGCATAGCGTGTCTCGTCGAAGAAAGGTTCGTCTTTATACCCAATGCTGAATGTATTGAGCTTTTCCACATGGCGCGCTGCCAGGGCGGTAATAACGCTGCTGTCGATGCCTCCGCTTAAGAACGATCCCAGGGGCACATCGGCAATCAGGCGGCGCTGCACCGATAGCTCCATGAGCTCGCGTAGTTTTTCCTGCTGCTGTTCGTAGCTCCATTTTTGGGGGTTGAGGTTTTGCGGATCATAGGGTACCTGCCACCATTCTTTTATCGTAAGCTCGCCCCCTTTCAGGAACATGGAATGGCCTGGCAGCAGCTTGTGCACGCCCTTGAGCAGGCTATGTGGTGCCGGTATGTAATTCAGCTGCAGGTAGAGGTGCAGTGTTTCAAAATCGAGCTGGCGGGGCAGGCCATAGGCCAGCAGCGATTTCATTTCCGAGGCAAACACAAAGCGGTCGTTATCGCGGTACCACAAAATGGGCTTTATGCCCATGCGGTCGCGGGCAATAAACAGGCTTTCCTCTTCCTGATCGTACACGGCAAAGCCAAAAAAGCCATTGAGTTTGGGCAGCATACTTTCCCCCCATTCCTTATAGCCTTTCAGCAGCACTTCTGTATCGGTGCCGGAGTGAAAAGTATATCCCCTGGCTTCCAGCTCCTGCCGCAGTGCCTGAAAGTTGTAGATCTCCCCGTTGAAGACAATGGTATAGCGTCCGCTCTCTTCATACATTGGCTGGTGCCCATCGGGTGTTGGGTCCAGAATAGAGAGACGGCGGTGACCCAGGCCGCAAAAATGGCCAAGGTGCGTTCCCCGGTCGTCGGGTCCGCGAAAAGAAAGGGCATCTGTTGCCTGGCCCAGGTGTATCAGGCTGATACGGCCAATTTCATTAAAAGCGTAAGCTCCGGTAATCCCACACATATGGGCATAAATATAACCAAATTTTTAGGCAAACACTTACGAAATGGCTTGACCCGGCGTTGCCTAAAATAGTATCTTGCAATTCTAAACCCAGCAGGCTTATGCACCACTATCAGCTACGTTCCCTACTAGGCGCATTGATGCTGCTCATACTACTTGCCTCCTGCAGTAGTCAGCGGGTCGCCAGCTCTTCGCCGGCAGGCAAACATAAAAAGCGTACCACACAGCGCGCTGCTGCCCCTGCCCGTACCACAAAACGTGCCGCAGCTGCTGCACCAGAAAAAAGCGAACGGGTAGTAGTTGCTGCCCGCAGCTTCCTGGGTACCCCCTATCGTTATGGTGGTATCGATAAAAAAGGAATTGACTGCTCCGGCTTGCTGGTGTGTTCTTTTCGCGAGGTTGACGTAAGCCTGCCACGGACATCCGATCAGCAAAGCGGCTACGGAAAGGCGGTAAGCATATATGAATTAAAGCCCGGCGACCTGGTGTTCTTTTCCTCCAAGAAAGGACGAGGCAAGGTATCGCATGCAGGCATGGTCACTGAGGTACGCGGCAAGGATGAGGTGATGTTCATTCATGCCAGCAGCAGTAAGGGAGTGGTGGAAAGCAACCTGTTAAGCCCTTATTATCGAAACATATTTGTAAAAGCGCGTCGGCCATTTTGAAAATATTGATCCAGCCATTATATTTGCATTCGCAATTGAGGAACGCTCAACTGCAAAGTTCAAGGGGGATTAGCTCAGCTGGCTAGAGCGCTTCCATGGCATGGAAGAGGTCATCGGTTCGACTCCGATATTCTCCACTTATTTAAAAAACCCGACAGTTTCTGTCGGGTTTTTTGTTTATGTACAGCACCTATATAATCTGGATCAATCAATATTCTAGGGAGTAAAAGAACCGCCGCCCCGCCTCCTGGCGGGTGGCAATCTTCCTGAAGCCTCCTGGCTTCAATTTTTGGATAGATGAACTAGCGTATTGATCTTGAGGTAAAAGTGATTTTGCATATTAAAAACAATAAAATAGGTTAATGAGAAGCCAGAAGGCTTCAGGAAAGCTGCCACCCGCCAGGAGGCAGGGCGGCGGACTCCAGGTGGGTGGCGGAAAAGGATGCTGATCATCCTCAAAACATTCTGATTCCTACCCGAAACAACCTATATTAATCATAGCCTGCCTTAAGATTTTAGAGTTGATCGTGATTTCTCCGTTCCCTCTCCCGGTTCTGACTATTTCTTCATTGGTTTAAACCAGCCAGTTATTTCCGGCCCTTTTTTAACCGCTCAACATGCCACAAAACCAATAAAATTATTTTGCTAATAAATTAAACTAAATTGATAGCCATTGTTGTACCTTTGTTCTAAGTTTATTGCTTTAGATATTAAAGATTTTTTAAAAGCCATACTGCCAAACAGTTATAGCTTTGCCAATAAGGGAAAACCTTCCTCTTCTCCTGATTTTTATTGCCTGGCTTTCTGCCTAAGTAGTACTTTTTCAAACACTATATTTTAAACACCTAACCATTTACCACCATGCGTAAGCTTAATGCGCTGCTCTACCTGTTCCTGATAAGCCTGGTGTCACTCACCGCCTGTACCGACGATGATGATGATGCAGAACCAGGCGTTGCACCGAAAACCTTCAACATCAATGGCAAAACCCGCAGCCTCAACATTGCTGGTGCGCTTGATTTAAGTGGCCTGAGCAACGATTCTGATACTTATGTGCTGGTACTCACCACCACTACTGAAGATCATCATGTAACCATCGGGCTGAATGCGCCCCAAAACAGCACCTCCCTGGCAGGCACCTACACTGCCTATACACAAGGCAATGAAACAGCTCCCAATACCTTCAGCTACGCCTACATTGGTTTAGACTGTACAGATGATCCTGATAACGAAGATGAACTTCTTTGCCAGGAAGAGTATGAAACAGCACAACCACCAGCCGGCAGCGTAACCATAACAGAAGATGGAAATGATTATATAGTTGATTTTGACATCACCTTTGAAAATAATCAGAGAGGCCGCGGCAACTACAGAGGGCCTGTCGTGATCATAGAATAATATTAACAGCAGCCTTGCAGTGTATGGCTTTAGATCCGGAAAGTGTCCATGTTAAACCAATCCCTTTCTGAAATCGAGGCTAAATCAGCTGTATCATAAAACAGAAACAGCCCTGGAGTTATTTCCAGGGCTGTTTCTGTTTATCCTTCTATTCCAAATTACTTCACCACCATGATGGTTACCCTTCGGTTCTGGCGGCGGCCTTCCGGGGTGTCGTTCGTTGCGGCAGGCTCGTCTTCGCCTTTGCCCTCGGTATTTACCCGTTCCTGCGCCAGGCCGGCGTTGCGCAAGAACTCTTCTGCCGATTGGGCCCTGCTTACAGACAGGCGCTTGTTGTAGGATTCAGAACCAATGGCATCGGTATGGCCGGTAAGACCTACTTTTATGTCATTGCCGTTAGTGTATTTCTGAAACAGCTCCCGCAGCTTAATTTGTGCCTCCGGCGATAGCTGATAAGAATCAAAGGCAAAGTAGATGCTAACAGTAAGCGGATATACATCTTCCACCACAATGGCTTCTTTTTTATTATCCGTCAGGTCGGCCATGCTGTTGTCTTCGTCAGTTGGCTTCAGGCTATCCAGCTCACTTTCGGTAAGTTCCTGAAATACGATGGGCACTGCCTGCTCCTTTTGCTCCATTGGACGGGCAATGCGTGTCTGGTAAATATCCGACATGCCGCCTTCGCGGTTGCTGACAAAGAAAGCAGTGCTATCAGTATACAGGGCAAAGCCTGCATCGAAACCTTTGGAGTTAACGGGTTTGCCCAGGTTAACAGGCTTGCCCCAGTTGGTCCAGCTCTCGTCCTGGCGTGTCGACATAAAAATATCTGCATCGCCATAGCCGCCATGCCCGTTGCTGGAGAAATAAAGCGTTTGCTTATCGGCAGAGAGGTAAGGGAAAGCCTCAAAACCCGGGGTGTTAATCTTAGCACCCATGTTTTGCAGGTCACTCCAGCGGCCATTGCCCTGGCGCACGGCTATGAACAGGTCTTCGTCGCCGGGATGGCCGCGCTGCTTCATGCTCACGATCATCACTTCTTCATCGGGCGAAAGGTAAGCATTATAAAAAAAGCCTTCCTTTTTCATTTTTGGCATCTTCAGTTCTTTCGGAAACCCCCAGCGGTTATCGGAAAGATCTGCATAGCTCACACCGGACTTAAAGCTGGGCCCGTTACCGTACTGGTTGAGCAGGTATACACGGTTCCCTTCTTCGCTAAAACCCAGCACTGCATTATTGCCCTTGTTATTCAGGCTTAAGATGCTGTTTTTAGGACTCTGCCAGCTGCCATCTTCGTTCCGGTTAGCATACCAGATATCGTGGCCCGATAGCCTGCCTCCCGTGTTTTCAGGGTGTAATACCCGCACAAAGAAAAGCA of the Flammeovirgaceae bacterium 311 genome contains:
- a CDS encoding asparagine synthase (COG0367 Asparagine synthase (glutamine-hydrolyzing)) codes for the protein MCGITGAYAFNEIGRISLIHLGQATDALSFRGPDDRGTHLGHFCGLGHRRLSILDPTPDGHQPMYEESGRYTIVFNGEIYNFQALRQELEARGYTFHSGTDTEVLLKGYKEWGESMLPKLNGFFGFAVYDQEEESLFIARDRMGIKPILWYRDNDRFVFASEMKSLLAYGLPRQLDFETLHLYLQLNYIPAPHSLLKGVHKLLPGHSMFLKGGELTIKEWWQVPYDPQNLNPQKWSYEQQQEKLRELMELSVQRRLIADVPLGSFLSGGIDSSVITALAARHVEKLNTFSIGYKDEPFFDETRYARLVADMHKTEHTVFSLSNHDLYEHLHDVLDYLDEPFADSSAIPVYILSKRTKKIATVALSGDGADELFSGYNKHMAFWRTLNPGMAENAVSALLPLWKALPKSRSGSLSNKFRQFQRFAEGMQLPLKERYWRWATFASSQESLSLLSASSRQQLNQGLYEQYKNDILRYLPKGGGINEILYTDVQLVLPYDMLTKVDLMSMANGLEVRVPFLDHEVVSFAFSLPAESKINRQMKKRIVQDAFRQLLPPELYQRPKHGFEVPLLRWFQTELRSKIESHWLNDEFVEAQGVFDVNAIRALKQQLFSGNPGDAHARIWALIVFQHWWKRVMGEVGVGV
- a CDS encoding lipoprotein (COG0791 Cell wall-associated hydrolases (invasion-associated proteins)), with protein sequence MMLLILLASCSSQRVASSSPAGKHKKRTTQRAAAPARTTKRAAAAAPEKSERVVVAARSFLGTPYRYGGIDKKGIDCSGLLVCSFREVDVSLPRTSDQQSGYGKAVSIYELKPGDLVFFSSKKGRGKVSHAGMVTEVRGKDEVMFIHASSSKGVVESNLLSPYYRNIFVKARRPF
- a CDS encoding OmpA/MotB domain-containing protein (COG2885 Outer membrane protein and related peptidoglycan-associated (lipo)proteins); translated protein: MKKSAIKNILGLGLLWLTAGTAFAQSAAPKAVVVPPQTHVFEIPKKLPEGINSDVEETMPVLSQDGKMLFFVRVLHPENTGGRLSGHDIWYANRNEDGSWQSPKNSILSLNNKGNNAVLGFSEEGNRVYLLNQYGNGPSFKSGVSYADLSDNRWGFPKELKMPKMKKEGFFYNAYLSPDEEVMIVSMKQRGHPGDEDLFIAVRQGNGRWSDLQNMGAKINTPGFEAFPYLSADKQTLYFSSNGHGGYGDADIFMSTRQDESWTNWGKPVNLGKPVNSKGFDAGFALYTDSTAFFVSNREGGMSDIYQTRIARPMEQKEQAVPIVFQELTESELDSLKPTDEDNSMADLTDNKKEAIVVEDVYPLTVSIYFAFDSYQLSPEAQIKLRELFQKYTNGNDIKVGLTGHTDAIGSESYNKRLSVSRAQSAEEFLRNAGLAQERVNTEGKGEDEPAATNDTPEGRRQNRRVTIMVVK